In uncultured delta proteobacterium, the following proteins share a genomic window:
- a CDS encoding hypothetical protein (Evidence 5 : No homology to any previously reported sequences), with product MAKKWLEDWGTEFANTLEQIYSLSLSGKLSSVTMTAIGQIVRRHARYSNGKIKEFATLILEHIETSVHTRTIAALINGWSVVWEMSDHKAAEAEYGKRIDALIERLYSIHKTDKKLLEYIKQSLIEISAAEIPSNEFRPDMLIGRIQDKSNTFSWLLLKDAYDDTSSPIYDHAGQALAILLSKKHKDAENMRNALSNDEDRLRKGIIASAYARYYPEKYTDEDIYSLSQVLKSKVKNILSKIEKIKEIADYHITKFLRYVAHKFTQITIEYFHRRVESSLAGEDPYFRVIDLELDRAKSLELYQHPEARKWFFYSLDWATGLIGKDFFKHIFGKMMQIFYYPFPYPMTQDLLLWLGSGDKKRFAVIAYLLRVLPENFVFDNQDFVQAIMQKAQEYGEKEVEQASRGLCQTLEKVSWIDGEDSGQQQIIEKAKAIVEEIGCFSPASALYASIIEKAERLLVCRQEWDEEDFD from the coding sequence TTGGCAAAGAAATGGTTAGAAGATTGGGGTACTGAATTCGCAAATACTTTAGAACAAATTTATTCTTTAAGTTTAAGTGGAAAATTAAGTTCCGTTACAATGACTGCGATTGGGCAAATAGTTCGCAGACATGCTCGTTACTCAAATGGAAAAATTAAAGAATTTGCAACACTAATACTTGAGCACATTGAGACTTCTGTACATACCCGAACTATAGCGGCCCTCATCAATGGCTGGAGCGTTGTTTGGGAAATGAGCGACCACAAAGCCGCTGAAGCCGAATATGGCAAAAGAATAGATGCACTTATTGAACGGCTGTATTCAATTCATAAGACGGACAAAAAACTACTTGAGTATATAAAACAATCTCTTATTGAAATTAGCGCTGCGGAAATTCCCAGTAATGAATTCAGGCCGGACATGCTAATAGGAAGAATACAGGACAAGTCGAACACCTTTTCCTGGCTCCTGTTAAAAGATGCCTACGATGATACGTCTTCCCCCATTTATGACCATGCTGGGCAAGCCCTAGCGATCTTATTAAGTAAAAAGCATAAAGACGCAGAGAATATGCGCAATGCTCTTAGCAATGATGAAGATCGCCTAAGGAAAGGCATCATAGCATCTGCTTATGCCCGATATTACCCTGAAAAGTATACTGATGAAGATATCTATTCATTATCGCAAGTCTTGAAAAGTAAAGTAAAAAATATACTAAGCAAAATTGAAAAAATTAAAGAGATTGCTGACTATCATATTACTAAATTTTTAAGGTATGTAGCCCACAAATTTACCCAGATTACGATTGAATATTTTCATAGACGAGTGGAAAGTTCTTTGGCAGGCGAAGATCCTTATTTCAGGGTGATAGACTTGGAACTTGATCGGGCGAAATCCCTTGAGCTTTATCAACACCCTGAAGCGCGAAAGTGGTTTTTTTATTCGTTGGATTGGGCAACAGGACTTATTGGTAAGGATTTTTTCAAGCATATCTTTGGAAAGATGATGCAGATTTTTTATTATCCTTTCCCCTATCCAATGACTCAAGACTTACTGCTATGGCTTGGTTCCGGGGACAAGAAGCGGTTTGCAGTCATTGCGTACCTATTACGTGTGCTTCCAGAAAACTTTGTTTTCGATAATCAAGATTTTGTACAAGCGATAATGCAGAAGGCGCAAGAATACGGAGAGAAAGAGGTCGAGCAAGCTAGTAGAGGATTATGCCAAACTCTCGAAAAGGTGAGCTGGATTGACGGAGAAGACTCCGGACAACAGCAGATTATTGAAAAAGCAAAGGCTATCGTTGAAGAAATTGGTTGTTTTTCCCCCGCTTCGGCTCTTTATGCCAGCATAATAGAAAAGGCTGAACGCCTATTAGTCTGCCGCCAAGAATGGGATGAAGAAGATTTTGATTAA
- the intB gene encoding putative prophage P4 integrase (Evidence 3 : Function proposed based on presence of conserved amino acid motif, structural feature or limited homology), which translates to MPLTDVAIKNAKVQDKPLKLVDGGGLLLLVTPAGGKWWRLRYRFEGKEKMLSLGTYPLIGLKEARERREEAKKLLANGIDPSQKRQAEKASVQAKTENTFEAVAREWHANHSQGLAESHSKKILSRLEKQLFPVFGAKPVNEVEAPDLLQAARHAEGRGAVETAHRLVQLCGQVFRYAIVTGRAKHDVSADLRGALQKVSVKHMATLTDKKRIGQLLRAIDSYTGFTPMRCALQLAPLVFVRPGELQKAEWVEFDFAAAEWRIPAEKMKMRQVHIVPLSRQALAVLEGLKPYTGLGRFLFPSPRTDTKPIAEESLLVALRSMGFTADEMTVHGFRGMASTLLNEQGYNRDWIERQLAHGERNAVRASYNYAEYLPERRRMLQEWADYLDSLKRKV; encoded by the coding sequence ATGCCGCTCACCGATGTTGCCATCAAAAACGCCAAAGTACAGGATAAACCGCTCAAGCTGGTCGACGGCGGCGGGCTGCTTCTGCTTGTTACCCCTGCCGGGGGTAAGTGGTGGCGGTTGCGATACCGTTTTGAGGGTAAGGAGAAAATGCTCTCGCTCGGCACTTACCCGCTCATCGGCTTGAAAGAAGCCAGGGAACGGCGGGAAGAAGCCAAAAAACTGCTTGCCAACGGCATCGACCCAAGCCAGAAGCGGCAGGCTGAAAAGGCAAGTGTCCAGGCGAAGACCGAGAACACCTTTGAAGCCGTGGCCCGCGAGTGGCACGCTAATCATTCGCAAGGCCTTGCCGAAAGTCACTCCAAAAAAATCCTCTCCCGGCTGGAGAAACAGCTTTTCCCCGTTTTCGGTGCCAAGCCCGTCAACGAAGTCGAGGCTCCAGACCTTTTGCAAGCCGCCCGACATGCCGAAGGCCGCGGAGCCGTTGAAACCGCTCACCGGCTAGTACAGCTTTGCGGGCAGGTATTCCGCTATGCCATCGTCACGGGCCGGGCCAAACATGATGTTTCCGCCGATCTGCGCGGCGCCCTGCAAAAGGTGAGCGTAAAACACATGGCCACGCTGACCGACAAAAAACGTATCGGGCAATTGCTCAGGGCCATCGACAGCTACACCGGCTTTACACCTATGCGGTGCGCCCTCCAGCTTGCCCCGCTGGTGTTCGTCCGCCCCGGAGAGCTGCAAAAGGCGGAATGGGTTGAATTTGACTTTGCAGCAGCCGAATGGCGCATCCCCGCAGAAAAGATGAAGATGCGACAGGTTCACATCGTGCCGTTGTCTCGTCAGGCTCTGGCCGTGCTGGAAGGTCTGAAGCCATACACCGGCCTTGGCCGCTTCCTCTTTCCTTCCCCCAGGACTGATACCAAGCCGATAGCGGAGGAATCGCTGTTGGTGGCGCTCCGCAGTATGGGGTTCACCGCCGATGAAATGACCGTACACGGCTTCCGGGGCATGGCCTCCACCCTGCTCAACGAACAGGGCTATAATCGTGACTGGATTGAGCGCCAGCTTGCCCACGGTGAACGGAATGCCGTCAGGGCTTCGTACAATTACGCCGAATATTTGCCTGAGCGCCGCCGTATGCTTCAGGAATGGGCGGATTATCTGGATAGTCTAAAAAGAAAGGTGTAG
- a CDS encoding hypothetical protein (Evidence 5 : No homology to any previously reported sequences) → MAARALANFRLESGEVVQARQDQRQLRPVVDSLENGLGIDISILSIS, encoded by the coding sequence TTGGCAGCGAGAGCGCTGGCGAATTTCCGTTTGGAATCGGGGGAGGTTGTACAAGCGCGGCAGGATCAAAGACAGCTTCGGCCCGTCGTGGACAGCCTGGAAAATGGGCTTGGCATTGATATCAGCATCCTGAGCATTAGTTGA
- a CDS encoding ATPase, AAA family (fragment) has protein sequence MDDIGKYIKLGKIGEAFSRDGQAILLIDEIDKADLEFPNDLLWELDQMEFYIPETKETVKAKNRPVVIITSNAEKELPDAFLRRCIFHYIEFPDQALMEEIVRVHFPDVENNLLAQAIEAFYRLREMYSIQKKPSTSELLDWVQALTLSGIDVAKITSELPFVGVLLKKDEDLAVVHAQR, from the coding sequence GTGGACGATATCGGCAAATACATCAAGCTCGGCAAAATCGGCGAAGCGTTCAGCCGGGACGGCCAGGCCATTCTGCTGATTGACGAGATCGACAAGGCGGACCTGGAATTTCCCAACGATCTTCTGTGGGAACTGGACCAGATGGAATTCTACATTCCGGAAACCAAGGAAACGGTCAAGGCCAAAAACCGGCCCGTGGTCATCATTACCTCCAACGCCGAAAAGGAACTGCCGGACGCGTTTTTACGGCGCTGCATCTTCCATTACATCGAATTCCCGGACCAGGCCCTGATGGAAGAGATCGTGCGCGTGCATTTTCCGGATGTGGAAAACAACCTTCTCGCCCAGGCGATTGAAGCGTTTTACCGCCTGCGGGAAATGTACTCCATCCAGAAGAAGCCGAGCACATCGGAACTCCTGGATTGGGTCCAGGCCCTGACCTTGAGCGGGATTGATGTTGCGAAAATTACGAGCGAGCTGCCGTTCGTCGGCGTCCTTTTGAAAAAAGATGAAGACCTCGCGGTCGTGCACGCGCAGCGGTAA
- a CDS encoding hypothetical protein (Evidence 5 : No homology to any previously reported sequences): protein MDSRKVDGYIFWLSEYLARNFQQTDGPQQIELAAKEAVNLFTEHYPFELTKNVINDFSSIENDINFRKISFYERIFQKKLSKDRIPQHINATEEERKNYVPKEYDELIFKKFDYAGTIQKNAFYQTLKNLGEPEDAKNIIDMLKNDEISIDEEAYEAFIVSISNGIYSDDNFINLQPTENRNIYSISNSYIDLSKDTDLLVSQFGTMLSG, encoded by the coding sequence ATGGATAGCAGAAAAGTTGATGGATATATTTTTTGGCTATCCGAGTATCTTGCTAGAAATTTTCAGCAAACAGATGGCCCTCAACAGATTGAATTGGCAGCAAAAGAAGCAGTAAATTTATTTACGGAACATTATCCATTTGAATTAACAAAAAATGTTATTAATGATTTTTCATCAATAGAAAATGATATCAATTTTCGAAAAATATCATTTTATGAGAGAATATTCCAAAAAAAATTAAGCAAAGACAGGATACCACAACATATCAATGCCACAGAAGAAGAAAGGAAAAATTATGTACCAAAAGAGTATGATGAATTAATTTTTAAAAAATTTGATTATGCAGGAACCATCCAAAAAAATGCTTTCTATCAGACATTAAAAAATCTTGGTGAACCTGAAGATGCTAAAAATATAATTGATATGCTTAAAAATGACGAAATTAGCATAGATGAAGAAGCATATGAAGCATTTATAGTTAGCATTTCGAATGGAATATATTCTGATGATAATTTTATCAATTTACAACCAACGGAAAATAGAAATATATATAGCATTTCAAATTCATATATAGATTTATCAAAAGATACTGACTTGTTAGTTAGCCAATTCGGTACAATGCTGTCCGGCTAA
- a CDS encoding Prostaglandin F synthase (fragment): MNLSSAKRLNNGVAMPFVGLGVWLAKHDETVQAVKWALEAGYRHIDTAKIYQNEAAVGQGVRESGLPRDQVFITTKLWNDDMRTGRQMEAFEESLKALGTEYVDLYLLHWAVDDVYIPSWNVLEKRFFRVFRG, from the coding sequence ATGAACCTTTCTTCCGCGAAACGATTGAATAACGGGGTGGCGATGCCCTTTGTCGGCCTCGGCGTCTGGCTGGCGAAACATGACGAAACCGTCCAGGCCGTCAAATGGGCGTTGGAGGCCGGGTACCGGCATATCGATACCGCGAAGATCTATCAAAACGAGGCGGCCGTAGGCCAGGGCGTCAGAGAGAGCGGCCTGCCCCGCGATCAGGTTTTTATCACGACCAAGTTGTGGAATGACGATATGCGCACCGGCAGGCAGATGGAAGCCTTTGAGGAAAGCCTGAAGGCCCTGGGCACGGAGTATGTGGACCTCTACCTGCTGCACTGGGCGGTGGACGACGTGTATATCCCGTCGTGGAACGTGCTGGAGAAGAGGTTCTTCCGGGTTTTCCGTGGGTAA
- the metK gene encoding methionine adenosyltransferase 1 (Evidence 2a : Function of homologous gene experimentally demonstrated in an other organism; PubMedId : 10551856, 10660564, 2198270, 6094561, 7629147, 7629176, 8231813, 8550549, 8611562, 8723769, 9753435; Product type e : enzyme), producing the protein MIPAKGKYYFTSESVTEGHPDKIADQISDAVLDCLLAQDPESRVACETLVTTGLAIIAGEITTKAYADLPAIVRKTIKEIGYTHSDMGFDASTCAVMSTIDKQSPDIAQGVDRKTDEDQGAGDQGMMFGYACNETPTLMPAPIYWAHKLSQRLTEARKTGVIPYLRPDGKTQVSFEYVDGKPVRVNNVVVSTQHADSATQEQIIADVTKHVIIPTLPESLFDPKSCEIFINTTGRFVIGGPMGDCGLTGRKIINDTYGGMGRHGGGAFSGKDPSKVDRSGAYMARYIAKNVVASGLAPQCEVQIAYCIGVAKPVSVLCSSLGTGHISDEILTKAVTEVFDLRPYHIIKRLDLKRPIFGKTSCYGHFGRELPEFTWEKTDAVSDLKTAAKA; encoded by the coding sequence ATGATACCCGCCAAAGGCAAATACTATTTTACCTCTGAGTCCGTTACCGAAGGCCACCCGGATAAAATAGCCGACCAGATATCCGACGCCGTGCTCGACTGCCTGCTTGCCCAGGACCCGGAATCGCGCGTTGCTTGCGAAACGCTCGTCACCACGGGCCTCGCCATCATTGCCGGCGAAATCACGACCAAAGCATATGCGGACCTGCCTGCCATCGTCCGTAAAACGATCAAGGAAATAGGCTACACCCATTCGGATATGGGATTCGACGCCAGCACCTGCGCCGTCATGTCCACCATCGACAAACAGTCGCCGGACATCGCCCAGGGCGTTGACCGCAAAACCGACGAAGACCAGGGCGCCGGCGACCAGGGTATGATGTTCGGCTACGCCTGCAACGAAACCCCCACGCTTATGCCCGCCCCCATCTACTGGGCGCACAAGCTTTCCCAGCGCCTGACCGAAGCGCGCAAAACTGGCGTCATCCCCTACCTGCGCCCCGACGGCAAGACCCAGGTCTCCTTCGAGTACGTGGACGGCAAGCCCGTGCGCGTCAACAACGTGGTCGTCTCCACCCAGCATGCGGATTCCGCCACACAGGAACAGATCATTGCCGACGTAACCAAACACGTCATCATTCCCACCCTGCCCGAATCGCTTTTTGACCCGAAAAGCTGCGAAATCTTCATCAACACCACCGGCCGCTTCGTTATCGGCGGCCCCATGGGCGACTGCGGCCTGACCGGCCGCAAGATCATCAACGATACATACGGCGGCATGGGCCGGCACGGCGGCGGCGCGTTCTCCGGCAAGGACCCGTCCAAGGTCGACCGTTCCGGCGCCTACATGGCCCGCTACATCGCCAAAAACGTCGTGGCTTCCGGGCTCGCTCCCCAATGCGAAGTGCAGATCGCGTACTGCATCGGCGTCGCCAAACCCGTTTCCGTGCTCTGCTCCTCCCTCGGCACCGGCCACATCTCCGATGAAATCCTGACCAAGGCCGTGACCGAAGTGTTTGACCTCAGGCCCTACCACATTATCAAACGGCTGGACCTCAAGCGCCCCATTTTCGGCAAAACGTCCTGCTACGGGCATTTCGGACGCGAGCTCCCCGAATTTACCTGGGAAAAAACGGATGCCGTGAGCGACCTGAAAACCGCGGCCAAAGCGTAA
- a CDS encoding transposase → MSHHNTLFSQMLSLIPRHVFQKLEARHKTGRSSRQFGFKEQFTVMAFIQLAARRSMRDGLRCLAACGKRLYHFGLFPVARSTFSDANNSRPVGFFKDLFADMYSLCVPKASKHKFHFKCKLYSMDATTISLCLSLFPWATFRQNKGGVKMNTVLDHDGHIPAFVTVDVAKTHESRMAKSLSLPKGSIVTFDKGYVSYPWFQTLLENGIFFVTRLKDNAVYKLLERRPVNRTSGVTSDHIIEVKHSRGKVLRLRRIGYRDAETGKRYEFLTNHFRLSARTIADIYKERWKIELFFREIKQNLRIKSFVGNTENAVLIQIYTALTVYLLLAYQKFLSKTGLSVQQLFQIASLNILGTDSLEELLKPRRRKNENLYNLSLLSLAA, encoded by the coding sequence ATGAGCCATCATAATACACTCTTTTCTCAAATGCTATCATTGATTCCCAGACATGTTTTTCAGAAACTGGAAGCCCGGCATAAAACAGGTCGTTCTTCTCGACAATTCGGCTTTAAGGAACAGTTTACGGTCATGGCTTTTATCCAGCTTGCAGCAAGGCGCTCCATGCGTGACGGATTGCGCTGTTTGGCCGCCTGCGGCAAGAGGCTGTATCATTTTGGCCTTTTTCCCGTTGCACGTTCCACTTTCTCCGATGCCAACAACTCCCGGCCTGTGGGCTTTTTCAAAGATCTATTTGCCGACATGTACAGCCTGTGTGTTCCCAAGGCCTCCAAACACAAATTTCATTTCAAATGCAAACTTTACAGCATGGACGCCACCACCATCAGCCTGTGTTTGTCGCTGTTTCCCTGGGCCACGTTCCGCCAAAACAAGGGCGGCGTCAAAATGAACACAGTGCTTGACCACGATGGTCATATCCCGGCATTTGTCACCGTTGATGTGGCCAAAACGCACGAAAGCCGTATGGCGAAAAGTCTTTCTCTGCCCAAAGGCTCCATCGTGACCTTCGACAAAGGCTATGTCAGTTACCCCTGGTTTCAGACCCTGCTCGAAAATGGCATCTTTTTCGTCACCCGCCTGAAGGACAACGCTGTTTACAAACTGCTGGAGCGCCGCCCGGTGAACCGCACAAGCGGGGTTACTTCCGACCACATTATCGAAGTGAAGCACAGCCGGGGAAAAGTCTTGCGCCTGCGTCGCATCGGCTACCGGGACGCCGAAACAGGCAAGCGTTACGAATTTCTGACAAATCACTTTCGCCTGTCCGCCCGCACCATCGCCGATATTTACAAAGAACGCTGGAAAATCGAACTCTTTTTTCGCGAAATCAAACAGAATCTACGCATCAAAAGCTTTGTCGGGAACACGGAAAATGCTGTATTGATTCAGATTTATACCGCGCTGACCGTCTACCTGCTCCTGGCCTACCAGAAATTCCTGAGTAAAACAGGGCTGTCCGTGCAGCAACTTTTCCAAATCGCCTCACTGAACATCCTCGGAACAGACTCGCTGGAAGAACTCCTGAAGCCCCGACGACGAAAAAATGAAAACCTCTATAACCTCAGTCTGTTATCCTTGGCAGCTTAA
- a CDS encoding conserved hypothetical protein (Evidence 4 : Homologs of previously reported genes of unknown function) encodes MFGSFFYLLRARGLDVSLSEWLTLVEAMDKGLSNAGFTQFYYLARSVLVKSEVDYDKFDRVFLEFFKDIAFEDGAMPQELLDWLNKPDYEKRGDLGRGERVLSLSNETITRMFKERLLEQKEEHNGGTYWIGTDGASPFGNAGESQKGIRVGGASEKRMAMAVAGERRFRDFRDDATLNTRSFQLAFRRLRQFSNRVDAPRTELNINDTIRATCDNFGHLKLVFDKPRKNTVKLMLLMDSGGSMDSYSSLCASLFQAVSKSNHFRDLKVYYFHNCIKTHLYTTPRISYRESLKTDWVLNNLDGEYRVIIVGDALMDSSELMGSGYFAYKRDVPSGLQWLRRFKERYRHLVWLTPEDNDSLANTFWGESYLILKREVDMHTLTVENLTSVIKKLMVAR; translated from the coding sequence ATGTTCGGGTCCTTTTTTTACTTGCTCCGCGCGCGGGGGCTGGATGTTTCCCTCAGCGAATGGCTGACCTTGGTCGAAGCCATGGACAAGGGGCTTTCCAACGCGGGATTCACCCAGTTTTATTACCTTGCCCGGTCCGTTCTTGTGAAAAGCGAAGTGGATTACGACAAGTTCGACCGGGTGTTCCTGGAGTTTTTCAAGGATATCGCGTTCGAGGACGGCGCGATGCCCCAGGAACTCCTGGACTGGCTGAACAAGCCCGATTACGAAAAACGCGGTGACCTGGGACGCGGCGAGAGGGTCCTTTCCTTGAGCAACGAGACCATCACCCGCATGTTCAAGGAACGGCTCCTCGAGCAGAAAGAAGAGCACAACGGTGGAACCTACTGGATAGGCACGGACGGCGCGTCGCCTTTCGGTAACGCCGGGGAAAGCCAGAAGGGCATCCGGGTGGGCGGCGCATCCGAGAAGCGCATGGCCATGGCGGTCGCGGGCGAACGGCGGTTCCGCGATTTCCGCGACGACGCGACGCTCAACACCCGGAGTTTCCAGCTGGCGTTTCGCCGGTTGCGCCAGTTTTCCAACAGGGTGGACGCGCCCAGGACCGAGCTGAATATCAACGATACCATCCGGGCGACCTGCGACAACTTCGGGCACCTCAAGTTGGTTTTTGACAAGCCGCGTAAAAATACGGTCAAGCTGATGCTCCTGATGGACTCGGGCGGTTCCATGGACTCCTACAGCAGCTTGTGCGCCTCGCTCTTCCAGGCTGTCAGCAAGTCGAACCACTTCAGGGACCTGAAGGTTTATTACTTCCACAACTGCATCAAAACCCACCTGTATACGACCCCCCGGATTTCTTACAGGGAGTCCCTCAAGACCGATTGGGTCCTGAACAACCTTGACGGCGAATACAGGGTCATCATCGTGGGCGACGCGCTGATGGATTCCTCCGAGTTGATGGGCAGCGGGTATTTCGCCTACAAGCGGGACGTGCCGAGCGGCCTGCAATGGCTGCGGCGGTTCAAGGAGCGGTACCGCCATCTGGTCTGGTTGACCCCGGAGGACAACGACTCGCTGGCGAATACATTCTGGGGGGAGTCGTACCTTATCCTTAAACGCGAAGTGGACATGCATACGCTGACGGTCGAGAATCTGACCTCCGTGATAAAAAAACTTATGGTGGCGCGGTAA
- a CDS encoding transposase, translating into MFKISEVYATKQLHNPLQPKEILNMSHHNTLFSQMLSLIPRHVFQKLEARHKTGRSSRQFGFKEQFTVMAFIQLAARRSMRDGLRCLAACGKRLYHFGLFPVARSTFSDANNSRPVGFFKDLFADMYSLCVPKASKHKFHFKCKLYSMDATTISLCLSLFPWATFRQNKGGVKMNTVLDHDGHIPAFVTVDVAKTHESRMAKSLSLPKGSIVTFDKGYVSYPWFQTLLENGIFFVTRLKDNAVYKLLERRPVNRTSGVTSDHIIEVKHSRGKVLRLRRIGYRDAETGKRYEFLTNHFRLSARTIADIYKERWKIELFFREIKQNLRIKSFVGNTENAVLIQIYTALTVYLLLAYQKFLSKTGLSVQQLFQIASLNILGTDSLEELLKPRRRKNENLYNLSLLSLAA; encoded by the coding sequence ATGTTCAAAATCTCCGAGGTTTATGCTACAAAACAGTTGCATAACCCATTGCAGCCCAAGGAGATTTTGAACATGAGCCATCATAATACACTCTTTTCTCAAATGCTATCATTGATTCCCAGACATGTTTTTCAGAAACTGGAAGCCCGGCATAAAACAGGTCGTTCTTCTCGACAATTCGGCTTTAAGGAACAGTTTACGGTCATGGCTTTTATCCAGCTTGCAGCAAGGCGCTCCATGCGTGACGGATTGCGCTGTTTGGCCGCCTGCGGCAAGAGGCTGTATCATTTTGGCCTTTTTCCCGTTGCACGTTCCACTTTCTCCGATGCCAACAACTCCCGGCCTGTGGGCTTTTTCAAAGATCTATTTGCCGACATGTACAGCCTGTGTGTTCCCAAGGCCTCCAAACACAAATTTCATTTCAAATGCAAACTTTACAGCATGGACGCCACCACCATCAGCCTGTGTTTGTCGCTGTTTCCCTGGGCCACGTTCCGCCAAAACAAGGGCGGCGTCAAAATGAACACAGTGCTTGACCACGATGGTCATATCCCGGCATTTGTCACCGTTGATGTGGCCAAAACGCACGAAAGCCGTATGGCGAAAAGTCTTTCTCTGCCCAAAGGCTCCATCGTGACCTTCGACAAAGGCTATGTCAGTTACCCCTGGTTTCAGACCCTGCTCGAAAATGGCATCTTTTTCGTCACCCGCCTGAAGGACAACGCTGTTTACAAACTGCTGGAGCGCCGCCCGGTGAACCGCACAAGCGGGGTTACTTCCGACCACATTATCGAAGTGAAGCACAGCCGGGGAAAAGTCTTGCGCCTGCGTCGCATCGGCTACCGGGACGCCGAAACAGGCAAGCGTTACGAATTTCTGACAAATCACTTTCGCCTGTCCGCCCGCACCATCGCCGATATTTACAAAGAACGCTGGAAAATCGAACTCTTTTTTCGCGAAATCAAACAGAATCTACGCATCAAAAGCTTTGTCGGGAACACGGAAAATGCTGTATTGATTCAGATTTATACCGCGCTGACCGTCTACCTGCTCCTGGCCTACCAGAAATTCCTGAGTAAAACAGGGCTGTCCGTGCAGCAACTTTTCCAAATCGCCTCACTGAACATCCTCGGAACAGACTCGCTGGAAGAACTCCTGAAGCCCCGACGACGAAAAAATGAAAACCTCTATAACCTCAGTCTGTTATCCTTGGCAGCTTAA
- a CDS encoding transposase has protein sequence MKDTDLYFRILGLTEPWFVEAVELDTAEGRVDIRVEHGPGVRWFCPTCGRELACRDHVEPRVWRHLDTCQFKTFLHARIPRVDCPEHGVLQVNVPWAESKARFTILMERLIIDVLTECATVTGARRILRITWDEAWGVMERAVRRGRERKQSNPSRYLGVDEKAFRKGHDYVTVVCDLIGSTVEYVADERKAESLEGYYLQFTKAQLERIKAVAMDMWEPYFKATLKHVPDAAGKIVHDRFHVMKHVGEAVDRVRKQEHRELTSQDDHRLKGTKFLWLYREENLPDKHRPALEALKTANLKVAKAWAMKESLNDVWKYLSTGWARRFVKRWLVWVNRSDLAPMRKVGGLIQRHLENILTFCRHRITNGVAEGLNSKIMAIKRKACGYRNREHFKTAIYFFCGGLDLYPASS, from the coding sequence ATGAAGGATACGGACCTATATTTTCGGATTCTGGGGCTGACCGAGCCCTGGTTTGTTGAGGCTGTTGAACTGGACACGGCGGAAGGTCGGGTAGACATCCGCGTGGAGCATGGTCCTGGTGTTCGCTGGTTTTGCCCTACTTGTGGTCGAGAGCTGGCTTGCCGCGACCATGTCGAGCCTCGTGTCTGGCGCCATCTGGACACGTGCCAGTTCAAGACGTTCCTGCATGCTCGGATTCCCCGAGTGGACTGCCCCGAGCATGGCGTCCTTCAGGTCAACGTGCCTTGGGCCGAGTCCAAGGCACGTTTCACCATATTGATGGAGCGATTGATCATCGACGTGCTGACCGAGTGCGCCACCGTAACAGGAGCGCGGCGCATCCTGCGCATCACCTGGGACGAAGCATGGGGTGTCATGGAAAGGGCGGTGCGCCGGGGCCGGGAGCGCAAGCAATCGAATCCCTCGCGGTATCTTGGCGTTGACGAGAAGGCATTCCGCAAGGGGCACGACTATGTGACCGTGGTTTGTGATCTGATCGGCAGCACGGTGGAGTATGTGGCCGACGAGCGTAAGGCCGAAAGCCTTGAGGGGTACTACCTTCAGTTCACCAAGGCTCAGTTGGAGCGGATCAAGGCCGTGGCCATGGACATGTGGGAGCCCTATTTTAAAGCTACGCTCAAACATGTGCCGGACGCGGCGGGGAAAATAGTTCACGATCGGTTCCACGTCATGAAACACGTAGGCGAGGCTGTGGACCGGGTACGCAAGCAAGAGCACCGCGAACTCACAAGTCAGGATGACCATCGACTCAAGGGCACGAAATTCCTCTGGCTATACCGGGAGGAGAATCTGCCGGACAAACACCGGCCAGCCCTGGAGGCCTTGAAGACAGCGAACCTCAAGGTGGCCAAGGCCTGGGCCATGAAGGAAAGCCTGAACGACGTCTGGAAGTACCTGAGCACGGGATGGGCCAGACGTTTTGTGAAGCGATGGCTGGTCTGGGTGAACAGGTCAGATCTTGCCCCAATGCGCAAAGTGGGCGGACTGATTCAGAGACATCTTGAGAACATCCTGACCTTCTGCCGCCACAGGATCACCAACGGCGTGGCCGAGGGCCTCAACAGCAAGATCATGGCCATCAAGAGGAAGGCTTGCGGTTATAGGAACCGGGAGCATTTCAAGACAGCCATCTACTTCTTCTGTGGTGGTCTGGACCTCTACCCGGCCAGTTCCTGA